One segment of Rhodopirellula baltica SH 1 DNA contains the following:
- a CDS encoding hydantoinase B/oxoprolinase family protein, whose product MDAEQIEVWVDVGGTFTDCLVQQTDSNGHRQREAIKVLSSGLVSVRVLDHSDDFTQVEVELPPAFAIDAFWETAKLREQAEPANAPQSFTVLNCQRKSSGKVQLQLNEPATQLRRDQHWVLDAEIESPILATRILLSCPLPHSLPPLSVRMGTTRGTNALLTRNGAPTALLITEGFADLLSIGTQDRPNLFALDIVKPQPLTSQVLEVRGRLNASGEELIPVDEQHLRSCLLQLRANSSEQAVLAICLLHAHRNDAHEQIVQRIAREVGFNDVICSTEVASLPRIVPRAETTTLDAYLLPILESYVARVWEQFGGETTCHLRWMTSGGNLVASAGFRGKDSVLSGPAGGVVALGEVAKQCGVSGAVGLDMGGTSTDVSRFEGAVGRRQESMIGGIRVLTPMMDIHTIASGGGSICAIRDGRLTVGPDSAGAFPGPACYGHGGPLTITDVNVLLGRLPIDRFPFPLDLEAAQTVLRQTHQQLPTDSTLSPEQLADGFLQLAITQMAEAVRVVTTAAGSDARQMALVGFGGAAGGHLCQIADSLEMTHVIDHPDSGLLSAVGMGAASIGRIATESVQITVAPAIPETADTTASRTFLSGQIPALQSAAKRTLAQCEQQLRQEENIPRDTVLHVVHQCDARPLGTQSTLPIDLFPLETLPNRFDAKHQSTFGYARTSMPIEIVTVRCEATIERTSNANELARDKSASSTKTIRTPAKADVISMWVRGAFRKVDLWDRDSILAGQVISGPSVVAGPYSVLVVEPGWMATMSSDGILEIRKEPACSANTNSSALSTEQLDDTIAMEIAARRVQGIAEAMGEVIRRTSVSVNVKERRDYSCAVFLGDGSLVANAPHVPVHLGAMSHTVRSLIADYPKMSPGDSYISNDPYAGGSHLPDITVVTPVFCDDDTPLSSRPNHWPCDFFVASRCHHAEIGGMVPGSMAPAATCLAEEGVVLHNECLVRNGQSHHAHIRKLLSSATYPSRNVDENMADIAAAEAAGQAGANRIRTLADSMTKTRLTELLKQLLHVAGEATAAWIETLGAAPRNFEDALDDGTPIQVELQPDQTTGRLRIDFTGTGPVHDNGFNATPSIVTAAVLYVLRCVVPGELPLCDGVLKRIELIIPNGLLSPLAGSTPETSPAVVAGNVETSNRVVDVLLGALGVAAASQGTMNNLLLGDSTFGYYETIGGGAGATAYASGADAVHTHMTNTRITDPEILESRLPVRLWRFAIRRGSGGLGLHRGGDGMIREMEFLRPLTLSLITSRRTTRAYGMNGGEPGQPGRQTLVHQSQRTELPFATSQEVDAGDRLIMETPGGGGYGKELSTATSELP is encoded by the coding sequence ATGGACGCTGAACAGATTGAAGTTTGGGTTGATGTCGGCGGCACCTTCACCGATTGTCTCGTTCAACAGACCGATTCAAATGGACATCGCCAACGCGAGGCCATCAAAGTTCTGAGCAGCGGGTTGGTGTCGGTTCGAGTGCTGGACCACAGCGACGACTTCACGCAGGTCGAAGTCGAACTCCCACCCGCCTTTGCTATCGACGCGTTTTGGGAAACCGCCAAACTTCGCGAGCAAGCTGAACCGGCGAACGCACCTCAATCGTTCACTGTATTGAATTGCCAGCGAAAAAGTTCCGGCAAGGTTCAACTGCAGCTGAACGAACCAGCGACCCAGCTTCGCCGCGATCAACACTGGGTGCTGGATGCCGAGATTGAATCGCCCATTTTGGCGACGCGAATATTGCTTTCGTGCCCGTTGCCACATTCACTGCCACCGCTTTCCGTTCGAATGGGCACCACGCGAGGCACCAACGCGTTGCTCACACGCAACGGTGCGCCGACTGCATTGTTGATCACCGAAGGGTTTGCGGACCTGCTTTCCATTGGGACTCAAGACCGACCGAACCTTTTTGCACTCGACATCGTGAAGCCCCAACCGTTGACGAGCCAAGTGTTGGAGGTTCGCGGCCGACTCAACGCGAGCGGCGAAGAGCTCATTCCCGTTGATGAACAACATTTGAGATCCTGTTTGCTCCAACTCAGAGCCAACAGCTCCGAACAAGCGGTGCTAGCGATTTGCTTACTGCATGCCCATCGCAATGACGCCCATGAGCAAATTGTCCAACGGATTGCTCGCGAGGTCGGATTCAACGATGTCATTTGTTCGACCGAGGTGGCATCGCTTCCTCGGATCGTCCCGCGGGCCGAGACGACGACGCTGGATGCCTACTTGCTGCCCATACTTGAATCCTATGTTGCGAGAGTCTGGGAACAATTTGGTGGGGAAACGACGTGCCATCTGCGATGGATGACCAGCGGTGGCAATCTTGTTGCCTCGGCCGGTTTCCGTGGCAAGGACAGCGTATTGTCGGGCCCCGCCGGTGGTGTGGTTGCACTTGGTGAAGTCGCCAAACAATGTGGCGTTTCTGGCGCGGTGGGCTTGGACATGGGAGGCACCAGCACCGATGTCAGTCGCTTTGAAGGTGCAGTCGGACGCCGACAAGAAAGCATGATCGGCGGCATCCGCGTGCTCACTCCAATGATGGACATCCACACAATCGCCTCTGGCGGCGGTTCGATCTGTGCCATCCGCGACGGACGCTTGACGGTTGGTCCCGACAGTGCGGGAGCCTTTCCAGGCCCGGCTTGCTACGGCCATGGCGGACCATTGACGATCACCGACGTCAATGTCCTGCTGGGGCGTCTGCCGATCGATCGCTTTCCCTTCCCGTTGGATTTGGAAGCGGCTCAAACGGTGCTGCGACAAACACATCAACAACTGCCAACCGACAGCACTCTTTCACCGGAACAACTCGCCGACGGTTTTCTGCAATTGGCGATCACGCAAATGGCCGAAGCAGTCCGAGTGGTCACAACTGCCGCCGGAAGTGATGCGAGACAAATGGCATTGGTCGGTTTCGGAGGCGCCGCGGGAGGTCACCTTTGCCAAATCGCGGACTCGCTCGAAATGACTCATGTGATTGATCACCCTGATTCGGGATTGCTATCTGCGGTCGGTATGGGTGCCGCGTCGATCGGCCGTATTGCTACCGAATCAGTGCAAATCACCGTCGCCCCGGCGATTCCTGAAACTGCCGATACAACGGCATCACGAACGTTCCTTTCCGGGCAGATCCCGGCATTGCAATCGGCCGCGAAGCGGACACTCGCCCAATGCGAACAACAGCTTCGACAAGAAGAAAACATTCCACGGGACACTGTTTTGCACGTCGTGCATCAGTGTGACGCCAGACCATTGGGGACGCAGTCGACGTTGCCGATCGATCTGTTTCCCCTAGAGACGCTTCCCAATCGTTTTGACGCGAAGCATCAGTCCACGTTTGGTTATGCCCGGACATCCATGCCCATTGAAATCGTGACGGTCCGCTGCGAAGCCACGATTGAGCGGACGTCAAACGCAAACGAGTTGGCACGCGATAAGTCGGCAAGTTCAACCAAGACGATTCGCACACCCGCGAAGGCGGACGTGATTTCGATGTGGGTTCGAGGAGCTTTTCGAAAAGTTGACCTATGGGACCGCGATTCGATCCTCGCAGGGCAGGTCATTTCCGGACCATCGGTTGTGGCGGGTCCCTATTCCGTTTTGGTTGTCGAACCAGGTTGGATGGCGACGATGTCGAGCGACGGAATTTTGGAGATCCGCAAGGAGCCTGCTTGTTCAGCCAACACAAACTCATCGGCACTCAGCACGGAGCAACTGGACGACACCATCGCGATGGAGATCGCGGCGAGAAGAGTGCAGGGCATCGCGGAAGCAATGGGCGAAGTCATTCGCCGCACCAGCGTCAGCGTCAACGTGAAAGAGCGTCGCGACTACAGCTGTGCCGTTTTCCTCGGCGACGGTTCCTTGGTTGCCAACGCGCCACACGTGCCCGTGCACTTGGGTGCGATGAGCCACACGGTTCGTAGTTTGATCGCAGACTACCCGAAGATGTCGCCGGGCGATTCCTACATCAGCAACGATCCGTATGCCGGTGGTTCGCATCTGCCTGACATCACCGTCGTGACCCCGGTCTTTTGTGATGATGACACACCCCTCTCTTCACGCCCAAATCATTGGCCTTGCGACTTCTTTGTCGCTTCGCGATGCCACCATGCTGAAATCGGCGGCATGGTCCCTGGATCCATGGCACCCGCGGCAACTTGTTTGGCAGAAGAAGGCGTTGTGCTGCACAACGAGTGTTTGGTTCGCAACGGGCAATCTCACCACGCGCACATTCGCAAACTGCTCAGCAGTGCAACGTATCCTTCGCGTAATGTCGATGAGAACATGGCTGACATTGCGGCGGCGGAAGCGGCAGGGCAGGCTGGTGCGAATCGAATTCGAACCCTTGCCGACTCGATGACGAAGACTCGTTTAACGGAACTGCTAAAACAGCTACTGCATGTCGCTGGTGAAGCGACCGCTGCCTGGATCGAAACCCTGGGAGCCGCACCGCGAAACTTTGAGGATGCGCTCGACGACGGAACCCCGATCCAAGTCGAACTGCAACCGGACCAAACCACCGGTCGCTTGCGAATTGATTTTACGGGCACCGGCCCAGTTCATGACAACGGCTTCAATGCCACACCGTCAATTGTGACCGCGGCCGTATTGTACGTGCTCCGCTGTGTCGTGCCGGGCGAATTGCCTCTGTGCGACGGAGTGCTCAAGCGAATCGAGTTGATCATCCCAAACGGCTTGCTCTCACCTCTCGCTGGTTCAACGCCGGAGACCAGCCCCGCGGTGGTCGCCGGAAATGTCGAGACCAGCAATCGAGTGGTCGATGTGCTGCTAGGCGCACTGGGCGTCGCAGCGGCATCTCAAGGAACAATGAACAACTTGTTGCTGGGTGACTCAACGTTCGGATACTACGAAACCATTGGTGGCGGGGCGGGTGCAACGGCATACGCGTCGGGAGCGGACGCTGTCCATACACACATGACCAACACGCGAATCACCGACCCCGAAATCTTGGAGTCGCGGTTGCCGGTTCGCCTTTGGCGTTTCGCGATCCGCCGAGGCAGCGGAGGCCTGGGTCTCCATCGTGGCGGCGACGGAATGATTCGCGAAATGGAATTTCTTCGCCCGTTAACGCTATCACTCATCACCTCAAGACGAACGACTCGCGCGTACGGGATGAACGGTGGAGAACCAGGCCAGCCAGGGCGTCAAACACTGGTGCATCAGTCTCAGCGGACGGAACTTCCCTTCGCGACCAGCCAAGAAGTCGATGCAGGCGATCGCTTGATCATGGAGACTCCCGGCGGCGGAGGTTACGGCAAAGAACTATCGACAGCAACGTCGGAACTCCCTTGA
- the nrdR gene encoding transcriptional regulator NrdR gives MRCPFCHSDNDKVQDSRTAEAGYVVRRKRLCQTCQRRFTTLEQIDALNVRVVKSDETREPFDREKIKRGIERACSKRAVTSDEIEKTVQKIEEAIYAEFDMEIPTATIGEVVLRKLATLDEVAYIRFASVYRDFDDAKDFLQIVSNLQRDAETEGR, from the coding sequence ATGCGTTGCCCGTTCTGTCATTCCGATAACGACAAAGTCCAAGATTCGCGGACGGCCGAGGCTGGGTACGTGGTTCGGCGAAAGCGGCTGTGCCAAACGTGTCAGCGTCGTTTTACCACGCTGGAACAAATCGATGCACTGAATGTTCGGGTGGTCAAAAGTGACGAAACCCGCGAGCCGTTTGATCGCGAAAAAATCAAACGCGGAATCGAGCGAGCGTGTTCGAAACGTGCCGTCACCAGCGACGAGATCGAAAAGACGGTCCAGAAAATAGAAGAAGCGATTTACGCCGAATTTGACATGGAAATCCCCACCGCAACGATCGGCGAAGTCGTGTTGCGGAAACTCGCGACGCTGGACGAAGTCGCCTACATTCGTTTTGCCAGCGTTTACCGTGACTTTGACGACGCGAAGGATTTTCTGCAGATCGTTTCCAACCTTCAGCGTGACGCTGAAACAGAGGGTCGCTGA
- a CDS encoding FtsX-like permease family protein, with protein sequence MSPRTPLAWKNLIGNPARLCVAAAGVGFAAVLMFTQNGFRNALLDSPVRLIEVVDCELVAISPARYMLPVDERFPRSLLRRVKADPAVTDVQALLIERTMARVRVEGSPSRPIRVISVPNASLYSTGAGDSPRPWLNIAGLDENRDALRQRDTALVDRKTRSEYGFQFDHSGNPADQRIELSNQSIELVGSFTLGTDFANEGSLLIAESSFANYFPRRGYGKPLETVDLGLIRLQDGASPEEAAERLTEMAAGQWQVLTRQQIRDREQTFWSEQTPVGMIFLIGTLMGFAVGIIICYQILFTNLQDAMSEYATLKAMGYPNRFFVGLVVRQSVYLSVLGFIPAVLIALLLFRMLESLTGLPMALTVSRAGSVLVLTTLMCLISGLLALRKLVRADPASLF encoded by the coding sequence ATGAGTCCACGCACCCCACTTGCCTGGAAAAATCTGATCGGCAATCCCGCGAGATTGTGCGTGGCCGCGGCGGGAGTGGGGTTTGCCGCCGTGCTGATGTTCACTCAAAACGGTTTTCGCAACGCGTTGCTCGATAGTCCCGTGCGATTGATCGAGGTCGTCGATTGCGAGTTGGTCGCGATCAGCCCTGCTCGTTACATGTTGCCAGTGGACGAAAGGTTCCCGCGTTCTTTGCTCCGCCGAGTCAAAGCGGATCCGGCGGTGACGGACGTGCAAGCGTTGTTGATCGAGCGAACCATGGCACGGGTGCGAGTCGAAGGCAGTCCATCGCGACCGATCCGCGTGATTTCGGTCCCCAACGCAAGTCTTTATTCCACGGGGGCAGGCGATTCACCACGGCCCTGGTTGAATATCGCCGGCCTGGACGAAAACCGAGATGCCCTGCGGCAACGAGATACCGCACTGGTCGATCGCAAAACTCGATCCGAATATGGTTTTCAGTTCGACCATTCAGGAAATCCAGCGGACCAGCGAATCGAGTTGTCGAACCAATCGATCGAACTTGTGGGTTCGTTCACATTGGGGACCGACTTTGCCAATGAGGGATCGTTGCTGATCGCCGAGTCCTCGTTTGCAAACTATTTTCCCCGACGTGGCTACGGCAAGCCATTGGAGACGGTTGACCTTGGTTTGATTCGATTGCAAGACGGCGCATCCCCGGAAGAAGCTGCTGAACGACTAACGGAAATGGCCGCCGGTCAGTGGCAAGTCTTGACTCGACAACAAATTCGAGATCGAGAGCAGACGTTTTGGAGCGAGCAAACGCCAGTTGGAATGATCTTCTTGATTGGCACCCTGATGGGATTCGCGGTTGGAATCATCATTTGCTACCAAATCCTTTTCACCAATTTGCAAGACGCGATGTCGGAGTACGCCACGCTGAAGGCGATGGGATACCCCAATCGATTCTTCGTCGGGTTGGTGGTGCGACAATCGGTGTATCTGTCGGTTCTGGGATTCATTCCCGCCGTCTTGATCGCTTTGTTGTTGTTTCGAATGCTCGAATCGCTGACCGGTTTGCCGATGGCATTGACGGTCTCTCGCGCCGGGTCCGTGCTGGTTCTGACGACGCTCATGTGCCTGATCAGCGGATTGCTGGCCCTGCGGAAACTGGTTCGGGCGGATCCGGCCAGCCTTTTCTAA
- a CDS encoding outer membrane protein assembly factor BamB family protein, translating to MNFHANLRFDAKVSWMTRLTIAAVTVAAMFFAMSLQSKNAQAQGLFDSRMQMGDAEFLPPPRSMRQVIRDAEEAIDEKRYSDAVVHLGNLLLRSGDNPSSEMMQDYYYPIARADDDDQTDRPLSDQRGMLDRDGQLIEDETDQAEALAKLRSQLPASLLEHVRDLIGELPNQGLEIYQLRYGPLAEKLLEEAGPKRDWKTVERVRRETFHTEAGYKASVLLAVREWTLGNPLACSLLLDDLVSQERIVEQVGESVVILHAIACARADRMIPSPLKYPQSFTSMFPNGEADEVAWKEYIRAQSESDLVTAEALAENYPLLGGSADRNSSGSGQMPLSNPRWMVESSTSPRQERMIQEKTQQLKATGQLPPPSWTPLQVGDQLLMRTTQRLLGVDFRTGKRVWQYPWFATAETALSPELTDPMEEEEDPVDILVQRVWNDVPFGQISSDGRRVFLIDDLSKIEIERFSPFASRGMSSLANTLVALDVKTEGKILWRIGKSESTPSELSEAFFLGPPLPFRGDLYVIAEIAGEVVLLCLDPADGSVQWQQVLVAVESGGIGSDPVRRVAGAMPTYHDGLLICPTGAGATVAINLVDRTIRWGNQIPRSQEFVHSIYRPNTRVSANQLSRRWTHSLAIAKGTSVVLTPIECDRLQVLDVLTGRNRFTPKNRIRLAYVAGVKDDLFFVVGADEVSACSLNDGSEVWSTPPTLVRPGQRISGRGVFGTDRYYLPTTTDELIEISLQNGEVLQRRTVRFPLGNLIAIDGELISQSATMVAVAYGERSLQPRVDALLQQDPDNFFALVRKAELLIEQEQRPRALELLRKARDLDPDNDEVIMLSVEAMLGSLRQNPSDSSVDLEALMKLIDQPEQRAELLVLQIKGSVDQSADSIDHPKALELLLDLSELVLRHPTLNRDMDAVFPNAARQFTVDDWISARVAQLVSTASEDELVEMTGKVESLVSSRGNMDGAALMRTLQHFSPVVAATNGLRRDMAARALLMEDGLLAERLIWADKMTTDDALQSLSNERLLMLAKLYSKEAWNLDRLAVGELLGQRLSDSEPVGADTFIEDALQANPIRGREYDMGEQWPRDVDLEWQSMRMPRSSGMMMNDRRYAKSTHLMGRQLRGWNAMSDNMNSLALINPYGIHRSIPLEGFSGMRSLGNELTYSGGLLLLLTQSELIAIDLFRTLGANGEDAIRWRRTLGTDGQPVAKRRSAATPFGNQIYRNMMVSATADNGEAQLILGPVLGDRLFLLQGTELICLDAVSGEERWRTPTEAVGNAVVHAEGRVLVVSKSQNQVESYDIHDGGLLGIQKRSIGTVISSLGSHVLTVTQVNREAKVPSDAAEELRASLEAAKEMHDPQLVELVDMSSGETVLHRVADSQNVNEASAYAEMTDGRYFTLLDHNGRTTIWDLLSGREIADVMVPARKGLYGVSVMSIQDQMVVLPRHRKPSRDLASLRSVAVSGGATVQPITAMHAISTVDGSIRWSRSFDDAWGCTVEQPWVTPMLLLVRAHLTVPGNGVRRRQMDVMGISSVDGETLHEIDRKETSSNTNVIESRVKLIPHRNTMLAEIQLELLTYTFKEEGSDDNGDSEADVKTDEGDESDEQAEDVSE from the coding sequence GTGAATTTCCACGCCAATCTTCGTTTCGATGCCAAGGTCTCCTGGATGACTCGATTAACGATCGCAGCGGTGACTGTTGCCGCAATGTTTTTCGCGATGTCGCTCCAATCGAAAAACGCTCAAGCTCAAGGGCTATTTGATTCGCGGATGCAGATGGGGGATGCGGAGTTTCTTCCCCCACCACGAAGCATGCGGCAAGTCATTCGCGACGCGGAGGAAGCGATCGATGAGAAACGTTACAGCGACGCGGTCGTGCACTTGGGAAACCTGTTGCTTCGATCCGGTGACAACCCGTCCTCTGAAATGATGCAGGACTATTATTATCCGATTGCCAGGGCTGATGATGATGATCAGACCGATCGACCTCTCAGTGACCAACGAGGCATGTTGGACCGCGATGGCCAATTGATTGAGGACGAGACGGATCAAGCGGAGGCTTTGGCAAAATTGCGAAGTCAGTTGCCAGCTAGCTTGCTGGAACATGTTCGTGATCTGATTGGTGAGCTTCCGAACCAAGGTCTGGAAATCTACCAGCTTCGCTACGGTCCCCTGGCGGAAAAACTGCTGGAAGAAGCCGGGCCAAAACGAGATTGGAAAACAGTCGAGCGCGTGCGACGCGAAACGTTTCATACCGAAGCGGGATACAAGGCTTCGGTTTTGTTGGCGGTGCGTGAATGGACGCTTGGGAATCCGCTGGCTTGTTCGCTGCTGCTGGATGATCTGGTCAGTCAGGAACGTATCGTCGAACAAGTTGGTGAGTCCGTGGTGATCTTGCATGCCATCGCGTGTGCTCGGGCGGACCGGATGATTCCATCACCGTTGAAGTATCCTCAATCGTTCACGTCGATGTTCCCGAACGGCGAAGCCGATGAAGTCGCTTGGAAAGAATACATCCGAGCGCAGAGCGAATCCGACTTAGTCACCGCTGAAGCGTTGGCGGAGAATTATCCCTTGTTGGGTGGCAGCGCGGATCGCAACAGTTCAGGCTCCGGTCAAATGCCACTGAGCAACCCGCGATGGATGGTGGAGTCGTCCACCAGCCCTCGCCAAGAACGGATGATTCAGGAGAAGACACAGCAGCTGAAAGCTACCGGTCAATTGCCGCCGCCCTCTTGGACTCCGTTGCAGGTGGGCGATCAATTGTTGATGCGAACAACGCAGCGTTTGTTGGGTGTTGATTTCCGAACCGGAAAACGCGTCTGGCAATACCCATGGTTTGCTACCGCCGAAACCGCTTTGTCGCCCGAACTGACGGACCCGATGGAGGAGGAAGAAGACCCGGTTGATATCCTCGTTCAGCGTGTCTGGAACGACGTGCCGTTCGGTCAAATTTCGAGCGATGGACGCCGAGTCTTTCTGATCGACGACTTGAGCAAAATTGAGATCGAGCGGTTCAGCCCTTTTGCGAGCCGTGGCATGTCTTCATTGGCGAACACATTGGTGGCGTTGGATGTAAAAACAGAGGGCAAAATTCTTTGGCGAATCGGTAAATCAGAATCCACTCCGTCGGAATTGTCCGAAGCCTTTTTCCTGGGGCCGCCGCTTCCGTTTCGAGGTGACCTTTATGTGATTGCCGAGATTGCCGGTGAAGTCGTTTTATTGTGCTTGGATCCCGCCGACGGCTCCGTTCAATGGCAACAAGTCCTGGTCGCGGTGGAGTCCGGCGGGATTGGTTCTGATCCGGTTCGCCGCGTCGCCGGAGCCATGCCAACTTATCATGACGGGTTGTTGATTTGTCCGACCGGAGCCGGCGCCACGGTCGCAATCAATTTGGTTGATCGAACGATTCGTTGGGGAAACCAAATCCCGCGAAGTCAAGAGTTTGTTCACAGCATCTATCGTCCCAACACTCGCGTGTCGGCGAATCAACTCAGTCGTCGCTGGACACATTCGTTGGCGATTGCAAAAGGCACTTCGGTGGTCCTAACTCCGATTGAATGCGATCGATTGCAAGTTCTCGATGTCTTGACTGGACGCAATCGTTTCACACCGAAAAACCGCATCCGATTGGCCTACGTTGCCGGTGTCAAAGATGACTTGTTTTTCGTCGTTGGTGCTGATGAAGTGTCAGCGTGTTCGTTAAACGATGGATCAGAAGTTTGGTCCACGCCACCGACTTTGGTTCGTCCTGGGCAACGGATCTCGGGCCGCGGCGTATTTGGAACGGATCGTTACTATCTGCCCACGACCACGGATGAGCTGATCGAGATCTCATTGCAAAATGGCGAGGTTTTGCAGCGACGAACCGTGCGTTTCCCTTTGGGCAACTTGATCGCGATCGACGGCGAATTGATCTCGCAATCCGCGACGATGGTTGCGGTGGCCTATGGCGAGCGTTCTTTGCAACCACGCGTGGATGCTCTGTTGCAGCAAGATCCCGATAACTTCTTTGCTCTCGTCCGAAAAGCGGAATTGTTGATCGAGCAGGAACAGCGACCTCGAGCACTCGAGTTGCTTCGAAAGGCTCGCGATTTGGATCCCGACAACGATGAAGTGATCATGTTGTCGGTGGAAGCGATGCTGGGCAGTCTCCGTCAAAACCCGAGCGACTCCAGTGTCGATTTGGAAGCTTTGATGAAGCTGATTGATCAACCCGAACAGCGAGCCGAGTTGTTGGTTTTGCAAATCAAAGGATCCGTCGATCAATCGGCTGATTCCATTGATCATCCCAAGGCGTTGGAGTTGCTGCTGGATTTGTCCGAATTGGTGCTGCGACATCCGACGCTCAATCGCGACATGGACGCGGTCTTTCCCAATGCGGCACGACAGTTCACCGTTGACGATTGGATCAGTGCACGCGTGGCACAATTGGTGTCGACTGCCTCGGAAGATGAGTTGGTTGAGATGACCGGAAAGGTCGAGTCACTAGTTTCATCACGGGGAAACATGGATGGAGCGGCGCTGATGCGGACGCTGCAACACTTTTCACCTGTCGTGGCAGCGACCAACGGTTTGCGCCGGGACATGGCCGCCCGTGCGTTGCTCATGGAAGATGGTCTGTTGGCCGAACGTTTGATTTGGGCCGATAAGATGACAACAGACGACGCATTGCAATCATTGAGCAATGAGCGTTTGTTGATGCTTGCGAAACTGTACAGCAAAGAAGCGTGGAACTTAGATCGATTGGCCGTCGGGGAGCTTTTGGGCCAACGTTTGAGCGATAGCGAACCGGTCGGAGCAGACACTTTCATCGAAGACGCACTGCAAGCCAATCCTATCCGAGGACGTGAATATGACATGGGCGAACAGTGGCCTCGCGATGTCGATTTGGAATGGCAGTCGATGAGAATGCCTCGGTCCAGCGGCATGATGATGAATGACCGACGCTACGCAAAGTCGACTCACTTGATGGGACGTCAACTTCGCGGTTGGAATGCGATGAGTGACAACATGAACTCGTTGGCGTTGATTAACCCGTATGGCATTCATCGCTCGATCCCCCTCGAAGGTTTTTCGGGAATGCGATCGCTCGGCAACGAGTTGACGTACAGCGGTGGGTTGTTGCTGTTATTAACCCAGTCGGAACTGATCGCAATCGACCTGTTCCGAACACTCGGGGCGAACGGTGAAGACGCAATTCGATGGAGGCGAACACTCGGGACCGACGGCCAACCGGTCGCTAAACGCCGAAGTGCCGCGACCCCGTTCGGCAACCAGATCTATCGAAACATGATGGTCTCAGCGACCGCAGACAATGGCGAAGCGCAGTTGATTCTCGGTCCCGTCTTGGGCGATCGATTGTTCTTGCTTCAAGGAACCGAACTGATTTGTCTGGATGCCGTCTCGGGCGAAGAACGTTGGCGAACACCAACCGAAGCCGTTGGAAACGCGGTCGTTCACGCCGAAGGTCGGGTGTTGGTGGTCAGTAAGTCGCAAAATCAAGTGGAGAGCTATGACATCCACGACGGTGGATTGTTGGGAATCCAAAAACGCTCGATTGGAACCGTGATCTCGTCGCTTGGATCGCACGTGCTGACGGTGACGCAGGTGAATCGAGAAGCCAAGGTGCCGTCTGATGCGGCCGAAGAGTTGAGAGCGAGCCTGGAGGCTGCCAAGGAGATGCATGACCCTCAATTGGTTGAGTTGGTCGACATGAGTTCCGGAGAAACCGTGCTGCATCGGGTTGCCGACAGCCAAAACGTCAACGAGGCCTCAGCCTATGCGGAGATGACTGATGGACGTTACTTTACGTTGCTGGATCACAATGGACGGACAACGATTTGGGATTTGTTGTCGGGACGTGAAATTGCTGATGTGATGGTGCCAGCTCGAAAGGGCTTGTATGGCGTGTCAGTGATGTCTATCCAGGATCAAATGGTGGTGCTGCCAAGGCATCGCAAGCCGAGTCGCGACCTTGCGTCATTGCGTTCGGTGGCTGTCTCGGGTGGAGCGACGGTTCAGCCAATCACCGCGATGCATGCGATCTCGACCGTGGATGGATCAATTCGTTGGAGTCGTTCATTCGATGATGCCTGGGGCTGCACCGTGGAGCAACCTTGGGTCACGCCGATGCTACTTCTCGTGCGGGCTCACCTGACCGTTCCGGGCAACGGCGTGCGGCGTCGACAAATGGATGTGATGGGAATCAGCTCGGTTGATGGCGAAACGCTGCATGAGATCGATCGCAAAGAAACGAGCAGCAACACGAACGTCATCGAAAGTCGTGTGAAATTGATCCCGCATCGCAACACAATGTTGGCCGAGATTCAATTGGAGCTTTTGACTTACACGTTCAAAGAAGAAGGATCCGATGACAACGGGGATTCTGAAGCGGATGTCAAAACGGATGAAGGCGACGAGTCGGACGAACAAGCAGAAGATGTGTCCGAGTGA